In Vibrio lentus, the genomic stretch AGTTCTTCATACCCTTCTATTCAAGCTTGTCGATAACCCAGTTAGCGCGCTAATGAACGCGAACTACATCGGTATTCTTGCTTGGGCAATCGGTCTTGGCCTTGCACTGCACCACGCATCTGCAACAACCAAAGCGGTTTTCGAAGACCTAAGCCACAGTGTTTCACACATTGTTCGCTTCATTATCCGTCTTGCACCATTTGGTATCTTCGGTCTTGTTTCAACTACCTTCGCAACAACAGGCTTCGATGCACTGGCAAGCTACGGTCAACTGCTAGCAGTTCTTCTAAGCTCAATGCTGATCATCGCACTTGTGGTTAACCCTCTGCTTGTCTTTGTGAAAACAAAACAGAACCCATACCCACTTGTACTGCAATGTATTCGTGAGTCTGGTGTAACGGCATTCTTCACTCGTTCAAGTGCTGCAAACATCCCAGTGAACATGAACCTTTGTAAGAAGCTAGAACTAGATGAAGATACTTACTCTGTATCTATCCCTCTAGGCGCAACGATCAACATGGCGGGTGCTGCAATCACCATCACTGTGTTAACACTTGCAGCTGTACACACAATGGGTATTGAGATTGATATCTTCACTGCAATCCTACTAAGCCTTGTTGCTGCTGTATCTGCATGTGGCGCATCAGGTGTTGCTGGCGGTTCACTACTGCTTATCCCACTAGCATGTGGCCTATTCGGTATCTCAAACG encodes the following:
- the sstT gene encoding serine/threonine transporter SstT, giving the protein MQNHNMFARIARGNLVLQILAGIVFGVVLAMVSPSAAQDAGLLGSLFVGALKAVAPILVFILVAASIANQKKGQHTHMRPIIVLYLIGTFSAALTAVVLSFMFPTTLTLVAGAEGANPPQGIAEVLHTLLFKLVDNPVSALMNANYIGILAWAIGLGLALHHASATTKAVFEDLSHSVSHIVRFIIRLAPFGIFGLVSTTFATTGFDALASYGQLLAVLLSSMLIIALVVNPLLVFVKTKQNPYPLVLQCIRESGVTAFFTRSSAANIPVNMNLCKKLELDEDTYSVSIPLGATINMAGAAITITVLTLAAVHTMGIEIDIFTAILLSLVAAVSACGASGVAGGSLLLIPLACGLFGISNDVAMQVVAVGFIIGVIQDSAETALNSSTDVVFTAAVCKAEQNKA